A window of the Candidatus Methylomirabilis tolerans genome harbors these coding sequences:
- a CDS encoding M48 family metalloprotease — protein MIDRAAVSFSLLRLIPVVIAMSLALAACGPTLKQVTLPEEAVKAERERQLELALAMMTKRHDRLQTVALPLLIAATPLCEDNAGPLYGIELHDKVFYREKLGEAFEQAAVKQYGLGDGVYVRYVHPTLPGGLSVGDRVHAIDDVPLDHKQAIEAMRILHDRNRAGDPPLSLTIERKGQRMTLTIPTVRACHYPVILVNEDAVNAYADGSKVGITKGMIRFAERDEELALVVGHEIAHNTLGHLRKRMGPALLGTIADLAIAIVTGVRTGVFQEVGGRVFSQAFEAEADYAGLYLVARAGYDITGSAQFWRRMAIEHPGSIQGEFLATHPSAPERFLAIERTSREIEEKRRQGLPLIPERRP, from the coding sequence ATGATCGATCGAGCAGCCGTATCCTTCAGCTTGTTGCGCCTGATCCCTGTGGTAATTGCCATGAGTCTTGCGCTAGCCGCCTGTGGGCCGACCCTCAAACAGGTGACCTTGCCAGAGGAGGCAGTTAAGGCGGAGCGGGAGCGGCAGCTCGAGCTGGCCCTTGCCATGATGACAAAACGCCATGATCGGCTCCAGACCGTCGCCTTGCCGCTCCTGATTGCCGCCACGCCGTTATGTGAAGATAATGCCGGGCCGCTGTACGGGATCGAGCTGCATGATAAGGTATTCTATCGCGAGAAACTGGGGGAGGCGTTCGAGCAGGCTGCGGTGAAACAGTACGGCCTTGGAGACGGGGTGTACGTCCGGTACGTACATCCGACGCTTCCGGGCGGTCTTTCCGTTGGAGATCGGGTGCACGCGATCGACGACGTCCCGCTCGATCACAAGCAGGCCATTGAGGCGATGAGGATCTTGCACGATCGGAATCGGGCAGGCGACCCTCCGTTATCTCTGACCATCGAACGGAAGGGGCAGAGGATGACGCTTACGATTCCAACGGTACGCGCCTGCCACTATCCGGTCATCCTGGTCAACGAGGATGCCGTCAATGCTTATGCAGATGGCAGCAAGGTCGGGATCACAAAAGGGATGATTCGCTTTGCGGAGCGCGATGAGGAGCTGGCGCTCGTGGTTGGGCATGAGATCGCGCATAATACGCTGGGCCATCTCCGGAAGAGGATGGGTCCGGCGCTGCTGGGGACGATTGCCGATCTCGCCATTGCGATCGTCACCGGCGTGCGAACCGGCGTCTTTCAGGAGGTGGGCGGCAGGGTCTTCTCGCAGGCTTTTGAGGCGGAGGCCGACTATGCGGGGCTCTACCTTGTTGCAAGAGCCGGCTACGATATCACCGGATCAGCCCAGTTCTGGCGTCGTATGGCCATCGAACACCCCGGTTCCATTCAAGGAGAATTCCTGGCCACCCATCCGAGCGCGCCTGAAAGGTTCCTGGCGATCGAGCGGACGAGCCGTGAGATCGAGGAGAAGCGGCGACAGGGTCTGCCGCTGATCCCTGAACGGAGGCCGTAG